GGCACCACCAGATCGGCGGCCAGCAAGGTTTCCACCGCGGTCCCCTCCGGAGAGAGGACGCAAATGCCCATGGCCGCCTCGCGGAGCATCAGGGCGTCGTTGGCGCCCTGGCCGATGGCGACCACGGTCTCGCGCCCCAGCCGACGCACATAACCGGCTTTCTGGGCCCCTTCGTCGCCGGGGGTGACGCGCAGGGCCTCAATGCCCAGTTGGCGGTCGATGCGCGCTTGTTTCCCGTAGGTGTCGGCTGTCAAGAGATGTAAGGTGAGGCGGTCGCGTAGCCGACGCAGCCGCAGAATGAGCCCTTCGATCAATTCGCCGTCCACGGCCAGGGTGCCGTTGACATCACAGACCAGGTGTTTCAGGCGAATTTCGCCACGACCGGGGATGCGGAGGGCAATCATGTTCCAATTATACGCCGAGTTTTCCTTATAGTACAATGGGTGCACTTTTCGTACCAGGAGCGCTTATGCGGATACGTGGATGGATGGGTTGGTTGCTGCCGGTTGGGGGGCTGCTGTTGGTCGCCTGTGGCGGTGGACGAACCGCCCCGACGCCGACGGTGCTGGCTTCGGCCACAGCGACCGTTGTGCCCACCCCAATCCCCCTGCCCACCCGGACCCCTACGGCCACACCGGCCCCCGTGGGAGTGGTGCTGGCGCCGGAGGGTGCTGCTCCGCTATGGCGTCAGGCGGCCATGGGTGCGATACGCGCCCTGGCGGCGACCCAGGGCTGGAAGGTGGCCGAGGTGGGGGTGCTGGAGCAGGTGCCCACGGGTGCGCGTCTCGTGCTGGCGTTGCCCCCAACGAACGGCCTGGCGGTGGCCCAGGCCTGGCCCGGGATGCCGGTGGTGGTGCTGGAGCCTTTGCCCGAAAACGCCCCG
This portion of the Anaerolineae bacterium genome encodes:
- a CDS encoding ATPase P, encoding MIALRIPGRGEIRLKHLVCDVNGTLAVDGELIEGLILRLRRLRDRLTLHLLTADTYGKQARIDRQLGIEALRVTPGDEGAQKAGYVRRLGRETVVAIGQGANDALMLREAAMGICVLSPEGTAVETLLAADLVVPDIHIALDLLEHPVRLIASLRR